The Acidimicrobiales bacterium genome has a segment encoding these proteins:
- a CDS encoding SCP2 sterol-binding domain-containing protein, producing the protein MARFLSREWFDDVNAAAASDDVAAAVTPGLRLVVQQVVTDGPEGDVRYAVRIEDGAVAVVPGDAPDPDVTVTEDHATATAVAQGELAAPVAFMTGRIRVSGDTRALLTAQPALHRLDAVFASVRERTTY; encoded by the coding sequence GTGGCCCGCTTCCTGAGCCGTGAGTGGTTCGACGACGTGAACGCCGCCGCCGCGAGCGACGACGTGGCCGCCGCCGTTACGCCCGGCCTGCGCCTGGTGGTGCAGCAGGTGGTGACCGACGGCCCCGAGGGCGACGTGCGTTACGCCGTGCGCATCGAGGACGGCGCGGTGGCCGTCGTGCCCGGTGACGCCCCCGACCCCGACGTCACCGTGACCGAGGACCATGCCACCGCCACGGCCGTGGCCCAAGGCGAGCTGGCCGCCCCCGTCGCCTTCATGACCGGGCGCATCCGGGTCTCGGGCGACACCCGGGCGCTGCTCACCGCCCAGCCCGCCCTCCACCGCCTCGATGCCGTGTTCGCCTCGGTGCGCGAGCGCACGACCTACTGA
- a CDS encoding DUF2510 domain-containing protein, whose protein sequence is MTNDQSTKAPGWYRDPEDPAFIRYWDGAHWTDQRRDRPAWAPAMTAEEEAAHRAALRRRKWWMRGAGSLLMVALLVATLFAIRSDVPSIPARTVEDTAFTDAAQQVCARRMPAILKQPPEPGGEDKPNADEQLAQRVERTATDLSGVMTELRAIPVAEPDRVEVEGWFRDWATFIDVGHRYAGALRRGKPAEFRKVGDEGTAPSRRIYVFAKANGMPDCVFSAT, encoded by the coding sequence ATGACGAACGACCAGTCGACCAAGGCGCCGGGCTGGTACCGCGACCCCGAGGACCCTGCCTTCATCCGCTATTGGGACGGTGCCCACTGGACCGACCAGCGCCGCGACCGGCCCGCGTGGGCGCCCGCCATGACCGCCGAGGAGGAGGCCGCCCACCGGGCTGCGCTCCGGCGCCGCAAGTGGTGGATGCGCGGCGCCGGGTCCCTCCTGATGGTCGCCCTGCTGGTGGCCACGCTGTTCGCCATCCGCTCCGACGTGCCCTCGATCCCCGCCCGCACGGTCGAGGACACAGCCTTCACCGACGCCGCCCAGCAGGTGTGCGCCCGACGCATGCCCGCCATCCTCAAGCAGCCGCCCGAGCCCGGCGGCGAGGACAAGCCGAACGCCGACGAGCAGTTGGCCCAGCGAGTGGAGCGCACCGCCACCGACCTGTCGGGCGTGATGACCGAACTGCGGGCCATCCCGGTGGCCGAGCCCGACCGGGTCGAAGTCGAGGGCTGGTTCCGTGACTGGGCCACGTTCATCGACGTGGGCCACCGCTACGCCGGCGCCCTGCGTCGGGGCAAGCCCGCCGAGTTCCGCAAGGTGGGCGACGAAGGCACCGCACCCAGCCGCCGCATCTACGTGTTCGCCAAGGCGAACGGGATGCCCGACTGCGTCTTCTCGGCCACCTGA
- a CDS encoding VOC family protein, with protein sequence MEILSSRILLHPVDLEASREFYRDTLGLAIFREFGEGPTRGTVFFMGGGFLEVSHGSWERPGRNIAFWLQVRDCAAAHEELVAKGVEILRPPLQEPWGLVEMWIEDPDGVRIVLIEVPADHPLRGGLSRPLRRRP encoded by the coding sequence ATGGAGATCCTGTCGAGCCGCATCCTGCTCCACCCCGTCGACCTGGAGGCGTCGCGGGAGTTCTATCGGGACACCCTGGGCCTGGCCATCTTCCGGGAGTTCGGCGAGGGGCCGACCCGAGGGACGGTGTTCTTCATGGGCGGCGGGTTCCTCGAGGTCTCGCACGGGTCGTGGGAGCGGCCCGGCCGCAACATCGCCTTCTGGCTCCAGGTGCGTGACTGCGCGGCGGCCCACGAGGAGCTGGTGGCCAAGGGCGTCGAGATCCTGCGCCCGCCCCTGCAGGAGCCGTGGGGCTTGGTGGAGATGTGGATCGAGGACCCCGACGGCGTGCGCATCGTGCTCATCGAGGTCCCCGCCGACCATCCCCTCCGGGGCGGGCTCAGCCGCCCACTGCGCCGTCGACCCTGA
- a CDS encoding sigma-70 family RNA polymerase sigma factor, which translates to MIDIEEREATDEVYRRLRPALLRLANLLTGSETAAEDVVQDAFVGYQRNAGHVTNPDGYLRVSVVNLSRTTHRRLSRERGRRTSVVTVTHNPEFDETWTALRRLPYRQRAALVLRFYEDMSEADIASALDCRPGTVKSLIHRGLAHLKETMR; encoded by the coding sequence GTGATCGACATCGAGGAGCGCGAAGCCACCGACGAGGTGTACCGGCGGCTGCGTCCTGCCCTGCTGCGCCTGGCCAACCTGCTGACGGGGTCGGAGACGGCGGCCGAGGACGTGGTGCAGGACGCCTTCGTCGGCTACCAGCGCAACGCAGGCCACGTGACCAACCCTGACGGCTACCTGCGGGTCTCCGTCGTCAACCTGTCGCGCACCACACACCGGCGGCTGTCACGGGAACGGGGCCGGCGCACCAGCGTCGTCACCGTCACCCACAACCCGGAGTTCGACGAGACGTGGACGGCGCTGCGGCGCCTGCCGTACCGCCAACGGGCGGCCCTCGTCCTGCGTTTCTACGAGGACATGTCGGAAGCCGACATCGCCTCCGCCCTCGACTGCCGTCCCGGCACGGTGAAGTCACTCATCCACCGAGGCTTGGCCCATCTGAAGGAGACAATGCGATGA
- a CDS encoding DUF2087 domain-containing protein: protein METDAATIVGLLADDDRLRVTAAVALGARSVDAIAEQTALDLKAVHKALERLVAAGLVEAGGDGFRVAVDRLRALARTAAEGRPQPPAPEELGATPEQADVLRNFLDGTRLTHLPASRAKRVVVLDFLAGRFDPGRIYPEGEVNVELGKWHRDYAALRRALVDEGFLERRDGFYWRAGGTVDVD from the coding sequence ATGGAAACCGATGCCGCCACCATCGTCGGGCTGCTGGCCGACGACGACCGGCTGCGGGTGACCGCGGCCGTGGCTCTCGGCGCCCGCTCCGTCGACGCCATCGCCGAGCAGACGGCGCTCGACCTGAAGGCCGTCCACAAGGCCCTGGAACGGCTGGTCGCTGCGGGCTTGGTGGAGGCGGGTGGCGACGGGTTCCGAGTGGCCGTCGACCGCCTTCGCGCCCTGGCGCGCACCGCCGCCGAAGGCCGCCCGCAGCCCCCCGCCCCCGAGGAGTTGGGCGCCACCCCCGAGCAGGCCGACGTGCTGCGCAACTTCCTCGACGGCACCCGCCTCACCCACCTGCCCGCCTCCCGGGCCAAGCGCGTCGTGGTGCTCGACTTCCTGGCGGGCCGCTTCGACCCGGGCCGCATCTACCCCGAAGGCGAGGTCAACGTCGAGTTGGGCAAGTGGCACCGCGACTACGCCGCCCTGCGCCGGGCGCTGGTCGACGAAGGGTTCCTGGAGCGCCGCGACGGCTTCTACTGGCGGGCAGGCGGGACCGTCGACGTCGACTGA
- a CDS encoding malate dehydrogenase — translation MPEKTPVRVAVTGAAGQIGYSLLFRIASGAMLGPDQPVILHLLEITPALGALEGVAMELDDCAFPLLHDIVRTDDANQAFAGVNYALLVGSRPRSKGMERADLLEANGAIFTVQGKALSANAADDVRILVVGNPANTNCLIAMNNAPGIPRERFTAMTRLDHNRAKAQLAKRLDVHTTAITRMTIWGNHSATQYPDVFHAEVDGKNAAELVNDQKWLESDFIPTVQQRGAAIIEARGASSAASAANAAIDHVHDWALGTAEGDWVSMAVPSDGSYGVPEGLISSFPCTTADGQWSIVQGLDIDEFSRARIDATVAELGEERDAVQQMGLLG, via the coding sequence ATGCCTGAGAAGACCCCCGTACGCGTCGCCGTCACCGGGGCTGCCGGCCAGATCGGCTACAGCCTCCTGTTCCGCATCGCCAGTGGCGCCATGCTGGGGCCCGACCAGCCCGTCATCCTCCACCTGTTGGAGATCACCCCCGCCCTCGGTGCCCTCGAAGGCGTGGCCATGGAGCTCGACGACTGCGCCTTTCCGCTGCTGCACGACATCGTGCGCACCGACGACGCCAACCAGGCGTTCGCAGGCGTGAACTACGCCCTCCTCGTGGGCTCCCGCCCCCGCAGCAAGGGCATGGAGCGGGCCGACCTGCTGGAGGCCAACGGCGCCATCTTCACCGTGCAGGGCAAGGCCCTGTCCGCCAACGCAGCCGACGACGTGCGCATCCTGGTGGTCGGCAACCCGGCCAACACCAACTGCCTCATCGCCATGAACAACGCCCCGGGCATCCCCCGCGAGCGGTTCACGGCCATGACCCGCCTCGACCACAACCGGGCCAAGGCGCAACTGGCCAAGCGGCTCGACGTGCACACAACGGCCATCACCCGCATGACGATCTGGGGCAACCACTCGGCTACCCAGTACCCCGACGTGTTCCACGCCGAGGTCGACGGCAAGAACGCGGCGGAGTTGGTCAACGACCAGAAGTGGCTGGAGTCCGACTTCATCCCCACCGTGCAGCAGCGTGGGGCGGCGATCATCGAGGCCCGGGGCGCGTCGTCGGCGGCGTCGGCGGCCAACGCGGCCATCGACCACGTGCACGACTGGGCGCTGGGCACGGCCGAGGGCGACTGGGTGTCGATGGCGGTGCCGTCCGACGGTTCCTACGGCGTGCCCGAGGGGCTCATCTCCTCGTTCCCGTGCACGACGGCGGACGGCCAGTGGTCGATCGTGCAGGGCCTCGACATCGACGAGTTCTCCCGGGCGCGCATCGACGCCACCGTGGCCGAACTCGGCGAGGAGCGCGACGCCGTGCAGCAGATGGGCCTGCTGGGCTGA
- a CDS encoding SRPBCC family protein, which produces MTGEARTRIAAPPEAVYDLVADVPRMGEWSPETTACQWLDGATGPAVGVRFKGTNRVGPVKWSTKPRITAADRGKEFAFDTGSTRWRYRFEAVEGGTEVTESYESHKPVTSLLSTLTLRAPVLQRGLEHTLERLKAAAEGA; this is translated from the coding sequence ATGACAGGCGAAGCCCGAACCCGCATCGCAGCACCGCCCGAGGCCGTCTACGACCTGGTGGCCGACGTGCCCCGCATGGGCGAGTGGAGCCCGGAGACGACGGCGTGCCAGTGGCTCGACGGCGCCACCGGCCCCGCCGTCGGCGTGCGCTTCAAGGGCACAAATCGTGTCGGGCCGGTGAAGTGGTCGACCAAGCCGCGCATCACCGCGGCCGACCGGGGCAAGGAGTTCGCCTTCGACACCGGCAGCACCCGCTGGCGCTACCGGTTCGAGGCCGTCGAGGGCGGCACCGAGGTGACCGAGTCGTACGAGTCCCACAAGCCGGTCACAAGCCTGTTGTCGACGCTGACGCTGCGCGCCCCCGTGCTCCAGCGCGGCTTGGAGCACACGCTGGAGCGACTGAAGGCGGCCGCAGAGGGGGCGTAA
- the icd gene encoding NADP-dependent isocitrate dehydrogenase gives MAEKITMGADGTLTVPDEPVIPFIEGDGTGVDIWPAAQLVLDAAARKHGKTIAWKEVLAGEKAYNETGDWLPEETVSTFREYLIGIKGPLTTPVGGGIRSLNVALRQILDLYVCLRPVRWFQGVPSPVKTPEKVDMVIFRENTEDIYAGLEVEAYSPEAKKLIDLLRDAFKWEIRPDSGIGIKPVSETGSKRLIRAALNYAVRRGRKSVTLVHKGNIMKYTEGAFRNWGYDLTRDEFGDVAVGWDDCDGKPGDRILVKDAIADITLQQVLTRPDEFDVIATLNLNGDYLSDALAAQVGGIGIAPGGNINYVSGHGIFEATHGTAPKYAGQDKVNPGSVLLSGVMMFEHLGWQGAADDIVRALEATIADKIVTYDFARLMEGATEVKCSEFASAIVDRL, from the coding sequence ATGGCCGAGAAGATCACCATGGGTGCGGACGGCACCCTCACCGTTCCCGACGAGCCCGTCATCCCCTTCATCGAAGGCGACGGCACCGGCGTCGACATCTGGCCCGCCGCGCAGCTGGTGCTCGACGCCGCGGCCCGCAAGCACGGCAAGACAATCGCCTGGAAGGAAGTCCTGGCCGGCGAGAAGGCCTACAACGAGACGGGCGACTGGCTTCCCGAGGAGACGGTCTCGACCTTCCGTGAGTACCTCATCGGGATCAAAGGCCCGCTGACCACGCCGGTCGGCGGCGGCATCCGCTCGCTCAACGTCGCCCTGCGCCAGATCCTCGACCTCTACGTGTGCCTCCGCCCGGTGCGCTGGTTCCAGGGCGTCCCCTCGCCGGTGAAGACGCCCGAGAAGGTCGACATGGTGATCTTCCGGGAGAACACCGAGGACATCTACGCGGGCCTCGAAGTCGAGGCGTACAGCCCCGAGGCCAAGAAGCTCATCGACCTGCTGCGCGATGCCTTCAAGTGGGAGATCCGCCCCGACTCGGGCATCGGCATCAAGCCGGTGTCGGAGACAGGCTCCAAGCGCCTCATCCGCGCCGCCCTCAACTACGCCGTGCGCCGCGGCCGCAAGAGCGTGACGCTCGTGCACAAGGGCAACATCATGAAGTACACCGAGGGCGCCTTCCGCAACTGGGGCTACGACCTGACCCGCGACGAGTTCGGTGACGTAGCCGTCGGGTGGGACGACTGCGACGGCAAGCCCGGCGACCGCATCCTGGTCAAGGACGCCATCGCCGACATCACCTTGCAGCAGGTGCTGACCCGCCCCGACGAGTTCGACGTGATCGCCACCTTGAACCTCAACGGCGACTACCTGTCCGACGCGCTGGCTGCCCAGGTCGGCGGCATCGGCATCGCACCGGGCGGCAACATCAACTACGTCAGCGGCCACGGCATCTTCGAGGCCACCCACGGCACCGCTCCCAAGTACGCGGGCCAGGACAAGGTGAACCCCGGCTCCGTGCTGCTGTCGGGCGTGATGATGTTCGAGCACCTGGGCTGGCAGGGCGCGGCCGACGACATCGTGCGAGCGCTGGAAGCCACCATCGCCGACAAGATCGTCACCTACGACTTCGCCCGCCTGATGGAAGGCGCCACCGAGGTCAAGTGCTCGGAGTTCGCCTCGGCCATCGTCGACCGCCTCTAA
- the metF gene encoding methylenetetrahydrofolate reductase [NAD(P)H], translating into MTRVADLLAQGRTFSFEFFPPKTDEAERTLEKALLELEPLGPSFVSVTYGAGGSTRDRTHDIVVRINRETSMTAMAHLTCAGHTRAQITEIVAGYRDDGVENILALAGDPPIVAEGEPVPASDFTYAMELVELVRSVSPQASVGVAAHPELHPRSAGDRAHDRDHLAAKLDAADFGVTQFFFRSSSYFEMVDDLAARGVTKPVLPGIMPVTNPGQIKRFAEMAGAEFPADLAARIEAVADDAAAVRRVGVEVATELCQELLDGGVPGLHFYTLNRSTATREIYANLGLAAS; encoded by the coding sequence ATGACCCGAGTCGCCGATCTCCTCGCGCAGGGCCGCACGTTCTCCTTCGAGTTCTTCCCGCCCAAGACCGACGAGGCCGAGCGCACACTGGAAAAGGCGCTGTTGGAACTGGAGCCCCTGGGGCCGTCGTTCGTGTCGGTCACCTACGGCGCCGGCGGCTCCACGCGCGACCGCACCCACGACATCGTGGTGCGCATCAACCGTGAGACGTCGATGACGGCGATGGCGCACCTCACCTGCGCAGGCCACACCCGGGCGCAGATCACCGAGATCGTGGCGGGCTACCGCGACGACGGGGTTGAGAACATCCTGGCGTTGGCGGGCGACCCGCCCATCGTGGCCGAGGGCGAGCCCGTCCCGGCCAGTGACTTCACCTACGCCATGGAGCTCGTGGAACTGGTGCGTTCGGTCAGCCCGCAGGCCTCGGTGGGCGTGGCTGCCCACCCCGAACTGCACCCCCGTTCGGCGGGCGACCGAGCCCACGACCGAGATCACTTGGCGGCCAAGCTCGACGCCGCCGACTTCGGCGTCACCCAGTTCTTCTTCCGGTCGTCGTCGTACTTCGAGATGGTCGACGACCTCGCCGCTCGGGGCGTCACCAAGCCGGTGCTGCCGGGCATCATGCCGGTCACCAACCCCGGGCAGATCAAGCGCTTCGCCGAGATGGCGGGCGCCGAGTTCCCTGCCGACCTGGCCGCCCGCATCGAGGCGGTGGCCGACGACGCCGCCGCCGTGCGCCGGGTCGGCGTCGAGGTCGCCACCGAGCTGTGCCAAGAGCTGCTCGACGGCGGCGTTCCGGGCCTGCACTTCTACACGCTCAACCGCTCGACGGCGACGCGGGAGATCTACGCCAACTTGGGCCTGGCGGCGAGCTAA
- a CDS encoding winged helix DNA-binding domain-containing protein encodes MCRRRLARHHLLERTDDIVQAVRDIGGVQAQLSSAAEWSIGARVDGITAEDVRAELWERKRLLKMYTLRGTLHLVPSDEAALWAAATQPLDDSDELVDAIDRALRGRCLTRAELADAVGDERLLSQWGDFVSPAATRGVLCFGKPQGSKVTFVHRKDWGVPWKRHARATAQREAARRYLDAYGPAAPKDFARWMHIDPAEAKAAFDGLDGDGDAPPPKGPTAVRLLPQYDAYILGAFPRDKVVPPEAKPRISTYGKGKWEGPAALPLVLVDGVVAGMWARKGLKVTVEPFVDIDEPLLEAEVERLGSFLGGQASLTVARLP; translated from the coding sequence GTGTGCCGGCGGCGGCTGGCGCGGCACCACCTGCTGGAGCGCACCGACGACATCGTGCAAGCGGTGCGCGACATCGGCGGCGTGCAGGCGCAGCTGTCGTCGGCCGCCGAGTGGTCGATCGGCGCCCGGGTCGACGGCATCACCGCCGAGGACGTGCGGGCCGAGCTGTGGGAACGCAAACGGTTGCTGAAGATGTACACGTTGCGGGGCACGCTGCACTTGGTGCCCAGTGACGAGGCGGCCCTGTGGGCCGCGGCGACGCAGCCCCTCGACGACAGCGACGAACTGGTCGACGCCATCGATCGCGCCTTGCGAGGCCGGTGCCTGACCCGCGCCGAACTGGCCGACGCGGTGGGCGACGAGCGCCTGTTGTCGCAGTGGGGCGACTTCGTCTCGCCCGCCGCCACCCGCGGCGTGTTGTGCTTCGGGAAGCCGCAGGGCAGCAAGGTGACGTTCGTCCACCGCAAGGACTGGGGGGTGCCGTGGAAGCGCCACGCCCGGGCCACCGCGCAACGGGAGGCGGCGCGCCGCTACCTGGACGCCTACGGCCCGGCCGCGCCCAAGGACTTCGCCCGGTGGATGCACATCGATCCCGCCGAGGCCAAGGCGGCGTTCGACGGCCTGGATGGCGACGGCGACGCACCGCCGCCCAAGGGACCGACCGCGGTGCGGCTGCTGCCGCAGTACGACGCCTACATCCTCGGTGCGTTCCCCCGCGACAAGGTGGTGCCGCCCGAGGCCAAGCCCCGCATCTCCACATACGGCAAGGGGAAGTGGGAAGGGCCCGCGGCCCTGCCGTTGGTCTTGGTCGACGGTGTGGTCGCCGGCATGTGGGCGCGCAAGGGGCTGAAGGTCACCGTCGAACCTTTCGTCGACATCGACGAGCCGCTGTTGGAAGCCGAGGTCGAGCGCCTCGGTTCCTTCCTCGGTGGACAGGCGTCGCTCACGGTCGCACGCCTACCCTGA